The following proteins are co-located in the Caloenas nicobarica isolate bCalNic1 chromosome 33, bCalNic1.hap1, whole genome shotgun sequence genome:
- the ENDOU gene encoding uridylate-specific endoribonuclease, with amino-acid sequence MEPWILLVGAAIALGCVSGHLYTAPDSCEGRCGEPYNKEDECHCNTKCRRYRNCCRDYDRHCRPGGEWAEEAAHTHEGFSSSWDAITDQDLLHISEQLYKADHNKAQPTDITLNPQHQASPDETDDQEDRSPQPLYKYVNEKLFSKPTYSSFIKLLDNYQRATGREEDVTAEELREQDNFLKEVMKTELMKKLFAFLHEKNRYGSEQEFVADLKEMWFGLYSRGNGEQDSSGFEHVFSGEVKKGKVSGFHNWIRFYLLEKQGIVNYFSHNFNGPWDTYPDVLGLQFSWDGFYKEVGSAFIGSSPEFEFGLYTLCFIARPGRACHLSLGGYSLSVQTYTWTKSTYGNGKKYIATAYIISP; translated from the exons ATGGAGCCCTGGATCCTCCTTGTTGGGGCAGCAATAGCCTTGGGCTGCGTGTCTGGCC ACCTGTACACGGCCCCCGACTCCTGCGAGGGACGCTGCGGGGAGCCCTACAACAAGGAGGACGAGTGCCATTGCAACACCAAGTGCCGGAGGTACCGCAACTGCTGCCGGGATTACGACAGGCATTGCCGACCCg GTGGAGAATGGGCCGAGGAGGCAGCTCACACCCACG AGGGtttctccagcagctgggaTGCCATCACCGACCAGGACCTCCTGCACATCTCGGAGCAGCTTTACAAGGCCGATCACAACAAAGCCCAGCCGACCGACATCACCCTCAACCCCCAGCACCAGGCGTCCCCTGATGAGACGGATGACCAGGAGGACCGCTCCCCGCAGCC GCTCTACAAATACGTCAATGAGAAGCTCTTCTCCAAACCCACCTACTCGAGCTTCATTAAACTGCTGGACAATTACCAGAGGGCGACGGGCAGGGAGGAGGACGTGACGGCGGAGGAgctgagggagcaggacaaCTTCCTCAAAGAGGTGATGAAAACTGAGCTCATGAAGAAACTCTTCGCCTTCCTCCACGAGAAAA ACCGTTACGGCTCTGAGCAGGAGTTCGTCGCCGATTTGAAGGAGATGTGGTTTGGCCTCTACTCCAGAGGTAACGGTGAGCAGGACTCCAGCGGCTTCGAGCACGTCTTCTCAG GGGAGGTGAAAAAAGGGAAGGTGTCAGGATTTCACAACTGGATTCGCTTCTACCTCCTGGAAAAGCAGGGCATCGTCAACTACTTCAGCCACAACTTTAACGGGCCG TGGGACACGTACCctgatgtgctggggctgcagttCAGCTGGGACGGCTTCTACAAGGAGGTGGGCTCTGCCTTCATCGGCAGCAGCCCCGAGTTTGAATTCGGCCTCTACACCTTGTGCTTCATCGCGCGGCCTGGGAGGGC GTGTCACCTGAGCCTGGGTGGCTACAGCCTCAGCGTCCAGACCTACACCTGGACCAAGTCCACCTATGGCAATGGCAAGAAGTACATCGCCACCGCCTACATCATCTCGCCCTGA
- the RAPGEF3 gene encoding rap guanine nucleotide exchange factor 3 isoform X1, which produces MKVRGAGAAGAAGEAARGGPGARSRQRNGLEPEVGAAPPATPLPAGAAGTRRPVLLKKMHLFRSCSYEIRLEGEGGSRPPIQGIRWTPLLETESTLDYGHSLTQASPEKIWRAGKLLFTHLTSSRPGLIRDHKHHLRHHRQCCSGKELVDWLLSAGLAVQTRSQAVGICQVLVDGGILTHVKQEWHFQDKDTQFYRFAELELSPEPSAGLRDADELLEALAFLAQLGPDALLTMALRKPPAQRTEDELELIFEELLHIKAVAHLSNSVKRELASVLMFESHPRAGTVLFSQGDKGTSWYIIWKGSVNVVTHGKGLVATLHEGDDFGQLALVNDAPRAATIILREDNCHFLRVDKQDFNRILKDVEANTVRLKEHGKVVLVLQKNLQGGSNQPAPARSSRYFVMAGTPEKILEHLLEFMRLDATLYDPVDTLLGDFLLTYTVFMPTTQLCRALLHHFRAEPLEGSEQDKATYSLHKRRKILRLVSQWVLLYGRLLQGDRSTTALLQNLADLASRDPRLGGMVQEQGQERRRPWATENGDGSVSPQPKARSSASWLASQEEATLNSSCALRAQDKVPYEIYRADHSCLVTVLPVNASVRDVLRSLAPRLGRHGEHVLVKVNSAGDKVGLQPDAVGVFTALGLNERLFAVSVEELGSLTPHPEQLGPHVGSSETLDLISSKDLASHLTDYDWNLFKSIHQVEMIHYIVGPQKFHEVTTANLERVMRRFNELQYWVATELCLCPEVGRRAQLLRKFIKLAAHLKEQKNLNSFFAVMFGVSNTAVSRLARTWERLPHKIRKLHSALERMLDPSWNHRVYRLAVAKLSPPIIPFMPLLLKDMTFIHEGNRTLAENLINFEKMHMMAKTLRVLQRCRGQAHAPLSPLRSRSPHRPEDPKSIRISTCSEQSLSVRSPVSTWAYLQHLKAIDSQKELLRLSRDLES; this is translated from the exons atGAAGGttcgcggggccggggcggcgggagcggccggggaggcggcgcgggggggcccGGGAGCGCGGAGCCGGCAGCGAAACGGGCTGGAGCCGGAGGTCGGTGCCGCTCCCCCCGCAAcgccgctgcccgccggggctgccggTACCCGGCGCCCGGTGCTCCTGAAGAAGATGCACTTGTTCCGGAGCTGCAGCTACGAGATCCGGCTGGAGGGCGAGGGGGGCAGCCGGCCCCCCATCCAGGGCATCCGCTGG accCCGCTTTTGGAGACTGAATCCACCCTGGACTATGGACACAGCCTCACCCAG GCATCCCCGGAGAAGATCTGGCGCGCGGGAAAGCTCCTCTTCACCCACCTCACCAGCTCCCGGCCTGGCCTCATCCGGGACCACAAGCATCACCTGCGGCACCACAG GCAGTGCTGCTCGGGGAAGGAGCTGGTGGACTGGCTGCTGAGCGCCGGGCTGGCCGTGCAGACGCGCAGCCAGGCTGTCGGCATCTGCCAGGTGCTGGTGGACGGTGGCATCCTGACCCACG TGAAGCAGGAGTGGCATTTCCAGGACAAGGACACCCAGTTTTATCGTTTTGCcgagctggagctgagccccgAGCCCAGCGCCGGGCTGCGGGATGCGGACGAGCTGCTGGAGGCACTGGCTTTCCTGGCCCAGCTGGGCCCCGACGCGCTGCTCACCATGGCCCTGCGCAAGCC GCCTGCCCAGCGCACGGAGGACGAGCTGGAGCTCAtctttgaggagctgctgcacatCAAAGCCGTGGCTCATCTCTCCAACTCG GTGAAGCGGGAACTGGCATCCGTGCTGATGTTCGAGTCGCACCCGAGAGCGGGCACCGTGC TGTTCAGCCAAGGAGATAAAGGCACCTCGTGGTACATCATCTGGAAGGGCTCGGTGAACGTGGTCACCCACGGCAAG GGCTTGGTGGCCACCCTGCATGAAGGGGACGACTTTGGGCAGCTGGCGCTGGTGAACGATGCGCCGCGGGCGGCCACCATCATCCTGCGAGAGGACAACTGCCACTTCCTCCGCGTGGACAAGCAGGACTTCAACCGCATCCTCAAG gACGTGGAGGCCAACACTGTGCGCCTGAAGGAGCACGGGAAGGTGGTGCTGGTCCTGCAGAAGAACCTGCAAGGTGGCAGCAACCAGCCAGCCCCGGCGCGGAGCAGCAG GTACTTTGTGATGGCTGGGACGCCGGAGAAGATCCTGGAGCATCTGCTGGAGTTCATGAGGCTGGACGCCACCCTCTACGACCCTGTGG ACACACTGTTGGGGGATTTCCTGCTGACCTACACTGTGTTCATGCCGACCacgcagctctgcagagctctgctccacCA TTTCCGCGCGGAGCCGCTGGAGGGGTCGGAGCAGGACAAGGCCACCTACTCCCTGCACAAGCGCCGGAAGATCCTGCGGCTGGTGAGCCAGTGGGTGCTGCTCTACGGGCGGCTGTTGCAGGGTGACCGCAGCACCACGGCCCTGCTGCAG AACCTGGCGGACCTGGCGAGCCGGGACCCCCGCCTGGGCGGGATGGTGCAGGAGCAAGGACAGGAGCGGCGGCGGCCCTGGGC aacGGAGAACGGAGACGGCAGCGTTTCTCCCCAGCCCAAG GCTCGGAGCTCGGCGAGCTGGCTGGCGAGCCAGGAGGAGGCGACTCTGAACAGCAGCTGTGCCTTAAGAGCCCAAGACAAAG TGCCCTACGAGATCTACAGAGCCGACCACTCGTGCCTGGTCACCGTGCTGCCTGTCAACGCCTCGGTGCGGGACGTCCTGCGGTCCCTCGCCCCCCGGCTCGGCCGGCACGGGGAGCACGTCCTGGTGAAGGTGAATTCAGCCGGAG ATAAAGTGGGGCTGCAGCCGGACGCCGTGGGGGTGTTCACGGCGCTGGGGCTCAACGAGCGGCTCTTTGCCGTGAGCgtggaggagctgggcagcctg accccccacCCTGAGCAGCTGGGCCCCCACGTCGGCTCCTCAGAGACCCTGGACCTCATCAGCTCCAAGGACCTGGCCAGTCACCTCACTGACTACGACTGGAACCTCTTCAAGAGCATCCACCAG GTGGAAATGATCCACTACATCGTGGGGCCGCAGAAGTTTCACGAGGTGACCACGGCCAACCTAGAGCGGGTGATGCGGCGGTTCAACGAGCTGCAGTACTGGGTGGCCACTGAGTTGTGCCTGTGCCCCGAGGTGGGCCGGCGAGCCCAGCTCCTCCGCAAGTTCATCAAACTGGCCGCACA CCTCAAGGAGCAGAAGAACCTGAATTCCTTCTTTGCGGTGATGTTTGGTGTGAGCAACACGGCCGTCAGCCGCCTGGCCAGGACCTGGGAG AGGCTGCCCCACAAGATTCGAAAGCTGCACTCAGCGCTGGAGCGGATGCTG gacccGTCGTGGAACCACAGGGTCTATCGCTTGGCTGTTGCCAAGCTGAGCCCCCCCATCATCCCCTTCATGCCCCTCCTGCTCAAAG ACATGACGTTCATCCATGAGGGCAACCGCACACTGGCCGAGAACCTCATCAACTTTGAGAAGATG CACATGATGGCAAAGACCCTGCGtgtcctgcagcgctgccgGGGCCAGGCACACG CTCCGCTGTCCCCGCTGCGAAGTCGCTCCCCGCACCGGCCGGAGGACCCCAAGTCCATCAGGATCTCCACGT GCTCGGAGCAGTCGCTGAGTGTGCGGAGCCCCGTCTCCACCTGGGCGTACCTGCAGCACCTGAAAGCCATCGACAGCCAGAAGGAGCTGCTGCGGCTCTCCCGCGACCTGGAGTCCTGA
- the RAPGEF3 gene encoding rap guanine nucleotide exchange factor 3 isoform X2 has translation MKVRGAGAAGAAGEAARGGPGARSRQRNGLEPEVGAAPPATPLPAGAAGTRRPVLLKKMHLFRSCSYEIRLEGEGGSRPPIQGIRWTPLLETESTLDYGHSLTQASPEKIWRAGKLLFTHLTSSRPGLIRDHKHHLRHHRQCCSGKELVDWLLSAGLAVQTRSQAVGICQVLVDGGILTHVKQEWHFQDKDTQFYRFAELELSPEPSAGLRDADELLEALAFLAQLGPDALLTMALRKPPAQRTEDELELIFEELLHIKAVAHLSNSVKRELASVLMFESHPRAGTVLFSQGDKGTSWYIIWKGSVNVVTHGKGLVATLHEGDDFGQLALVNDAPRAATIILREDNCHFLRVDKQDFNRILKDVEANTVRLKEHGKVVLVLQKNLQGGSNQPAPARSSRYFVMAGTPEKILEHLLEFMRLDATLYDPVDTLLGDFLLTYTVFMPTTQLCRALLHHFRAEPLEGSEQDKATYSLHKRRKILRLVSQWVLLYGRLLQGDRSTTALLQNLADLASRDPRLGGMVQEQGQERRRPWATENGDGSVSPQPKARSSASWLASQEEATLNSSCALRAQDKVPYEIYRADHSCLVTVLPVNASVRDVLRSLAPRLGRHGEHVLVKVNSAGDKVGLQPDAVGVFTALGLNERLFAVSVEELGSLTPHPEQLGPHVGSSETLDLISSKDLASHLTDYDWNLFKSIHQVEMIHYIVGPQKFHEVTTANLERVMRRFNELQYWVATELCLCPEVGRRAQLLRKFIKLAAHLKEQKNLNSFFAVMFGVSNTAVSRLARTWERLPHKIRKLHSALERMLDPSWNHRVYRLAVAKLSPPIIPFMPLLLKDMTFIHEGNRTLAENLINFEKMGRIPPAQPGPPGQPQPPVKLEGTVFYQQSGAR, from the exons atGAAGGttcgcggggccggggcggcgggagcggccggggaggcggcgcgggggggcccGGGAGCGCGGAGCCGGCAGCGAAACGGGCTGGAGCCGGAGGTCGGTGCCGCTCCCCCCGCAAcgccgctgcccgccggggctgccggTACCCGGCGCCCGGTGCTCCTGAAGAAGATGCACTTGTTCCGGAGCTGCAGCTACGAGATCCGGCTGGAGGGCGAGGGGGGCAGCCGGCCCCCCATCCAGGGCATCCGCTGG accCCGCTTTTGGAGACTGAATCCACCCTGGACTATGGACACAGCCTCACCCAG GCATCCCCGGAGAAGATCTGGCGCGCGGGAAAGCTCCTCTTCACCCACCTCACCAGCTCCCGGCCTGGCCTCATCCGGGACCACAAGCATCACCTGCGGCACCACAG GCAGTGCTGCTCGGGGAAGGAGCTGGTGGACTGGCTGCTGAGCGCCGGGCTGGCCGTGCAGACGCGCAGCCAGGCTGTCGGCATCTGCCAGGTGCTGGTGGACGGTGGCATCCTGACCCACG TGAAGCAGGAGTGGCATTTCCAGGACAAGGACACCCAGTTTTATCGTTTTGCcgagctggagctgagccccgAGCCCAGCGCCGGGCTGCGGGATGCGGACGAGCTGCTGGAGGCACTGGCTTTCCTGGCCCAGCTGGGCCCCGACGCGCTGCTCACCATGGCCCTGCGCAAGCC GCCTGCCCAGCGCACGGAGGACGAGCTGGAGCTCAtctttgaggagctgctgcacatCAAAGCCGTGGCTCATCTCTCCAACTCG GTGAAGCGGGAACTGGCATCCGTGCTGATGTTCGAGTCGCACCCGAGAGCGGGCACCGTGC TGTTCAGCCAAGGAGATAAAGGCACCTCGTGGTACATCATCTGGAAGGGCTCGGTGAACGTGGTCACCCACGGCAAG GGCTTGGTGGCCACCCTGCATGAAGGGGACGACTTTGGGCAGCTGGCGCTGGTGAACGATGCGCCGCGGGCGGCCACCATCATCCTGCGAGAGGACAACTGCCACTTCCTCCGCGTGGACAAGCAGGACTTCAACCGCATCCTCAAG gACGTGGAGGCCAACACTGTGCGCCTGAAGGAGCACGGGAAGGTGGTGCTGGTCCTGCAGAAGAACCTGCAAGGTGGCAGCAACCAGCCAGCCCCGGCGCGGAGCAGCAG GTACTTTGTGATGGCTGGGACGCCGGAGAAGATCCTGGAGCATCTGCTGGAGTTCATGAGGCTGGACGCCACCCTCTACGACCCTGTGG ACACACTGTTGGGGGATTTCCTGCTGACCTACACTGTGTTCATGCCGACCacgcagctctgcagagctctgctccacCA TTTCCGCGCGGAGCCGCTGGAGGGGTCGGAGCAGGACAAGGCCACCTACTCCCTGCACAAGCGCCGGAAGATCCTGCGGCTGGTGAGCCAGTGGGTGCTGCTCTACGGGCGGCTGTTGCAGGGTGACCGCAGCACCACGGCCCTGCTGCAG AACCTGGCGGACCTGGCGAGCCGGGACCCCCGCCTGGGCGGGATGGTGCAGGAGCAAGGACAGGAGCGGCGGCGGCCCTGGGC aacGGAGAACGGAGACGGCAGCGTTTCTCCCCAGCCCAAG GCTCGGAGCTCGGCGAGCTGGCTGGCGAGCCAGGAGGAGGCGACTCTGAACAGCAGCTGTGCCTTAAGAGCCCAAGACAAAG TGCCCTACGAGATCTACAGAGCCGACCACTCGTGCCTGGTCACCGTGCTGCCTGTCAACGCCTCGGTGCGGGACGTCCTGCGGTCCCTCGCCCCCCGGCTCGGCCGGCACGGGGAGCACGTCCTGGTGAAGGTGAATTCAGCCGGAG ATAAAGTGGGGCTGCAGCCGGACGCCGTGGGGGTGTTCACGGCGCTGGGGCTCAACGAGCGGCTCTTTGCCGTGAGCgtggaggagctgggcagcctg accccccacCCTGAGCAGCTGGGCCCCCACGTCGGCTCCTCAGAGACCCTGGACCTCATCAGCTCCAAGGACCTGGCCAGTCACCTCACTGACTACGACTGGAACCTCTTCAAGAGCATCCACCAG GTGGAAATGATCCACTACATCGTGGGGCCGCAGAAGTTTCACGAGGTGACCACGGCCAACCTAGAGCGGGTGATGCGGCGGTTCAACGAGCTGCAGTACTGGGTGGCCACTGAGTTGTGCCTGTGCCCCGAGGTGGGCCGGCGAGCCCAGCTCCTCCGCAAGTTCATCAAACTGGCCGCACA CCTCAAGGAGCAGAAGAACCTGAATTCCTTCTTTGCGGTGATGTTTGGTGTGAGCAACACGGCCGTCAGCCGCCTGGCCAGGACCTGGGAG AGGCTGCCCCACAAGATTCGAAAGCTGCACTCAGCGCTGGAGCGGATGCTG gacccGTCGTGGAACCACAGGGTCTATCGCTTGGCTGTTGCCAAGCTGAGCCCCCCCATCATCCCCTTCATGCCCCTCCTGCTCAAAG ACATGACGTTCATCCATGAGGGCAACCGCACACTGGCCGAGAACCTCATCAACTTTGAGAAGATG GGCAGaatccccccagcccagccaggacccccagggcaGCCGCAGCCGCCGGTGAAGCTGGAGGGGACAGTGTTTTACCAGCAAAGTGGGGCCAGGTGA